Proteins encoded by one window of Rhodamnia argentea isolate NSW1041297 chromosome 6, ASM2092103v1, whole genome shotgun sequence:
- the LOC115734530 gene encoding tubulin beta-4 chain — MREILHIQGGQCGNQIGSKFWEVVCDEHGIDPTGRYTGTSDLQLERVNVYYNEASCGRFVPRAVLMDLEPGTMDSVRTGPYGQIFRPDNFVFGQSGAGNNWAKGHYTEGAELIDAVLDVVRKEAENCDCLQGFQVCHSLGGGTGSGMGTLLISKIREEYPDRMLLTFSVFPSPKVSDTVVEPYNATLSVHQLVENADECMVLDNEALYDICFRTLKLTTPSFGDLNHLISATMSGVTCCLRFPGQLNSDLRKLAVNLIPFPRLHFFMVGFAPLTSRGSQQYRALTVPELTQQMWDAKNMMCAADPRHGRYLTASAMFRGKMSTKEVDEQMINVQNKNSSYFVEWIPNNVKSSVCDIPPRGLSMASTFIGNSTSIQEMFRRVSEQFTAMFRRKAFLHWYTGEGMDEMEFTEAESNMNDLVSEYQQYQDATADEELEYEDEEEAEHDV, encoded by the exons ATGAGAGAAATCCTGCACATTCAAGGTGGGCAATGTGGGaaccaaattggatccaagtTCTGGGAGGTTGTCTGCGACGAACATGGCATCGACCCAACTGGACGCTATACTGGTACCTCTGATCTCCAGTTGGAGCGTGTCAATGTGTACTACAATGAGGCTTCATGCGGGCGCTTTGTACCTCGTGCGGTGCTCATGGATCTGGAGCCTGGTACTATGGACAGTGTACGGACAGGTCCTTATGGCCAGATCTTCAGGCCAGACAACTTTGTCTTTGGGCAGTCTGGTGCTGGTAACAATTGGGCCAAGGGGCATTACACTGAGGGTGCAGAGCTCATTGATGCCGTTCTTGACGTTGTGAGGAAGGAAGCAGAGAATTGTGACTGTCTTCAAG GGTTCCAAGTCTGCCACTCGCTCGGTGGTGGAACTGGTTCTGGAATGGGAACCTTGTTGATTTCAAAGATCAGAGAAGAGTACCCTGACCGAATGTTGCTCACTTTCTCAGTGTTTCCATCACCAAAGGTATCGGATACGGTAGTTGAGCCCTACAATGCCACTCTTTCTGTGCATCAGCTTGTGGAGAATGCTGATGAGTGCATGGTCTTGGACAATGAGGCTCTATATGACATTTGTTTCAGGACTCTCAAGCTGACGACTCCTAGCT TTGGCGATTTGAACCATTTGATTTCTGCTACCATGAGTGGGGTTACATGCTGCCTCAGGTTCCCTGGGCAACTGAACTCTGACCTCCGAAAGCTTGCAGTCAATCTCATCCCCTTCCCTCGTCTTCACTTCTTTATGGTCGGATTTGCCCCTCTCACTTCCCGTGGCTCTCAGCAGTATCGTGCTTTGACTGTCCCAGAGCTCACTCAACAGATGTGGGATGCAAAGAACATGATGTGCGCAGCAGACCCACGCCATGGTCGCTACCTCACAGCATCAGCCATGTTCAGAGGCAAGATGAGCACGAAGGAAGTCGATGAGCAGATGATCAATGTCCAGAACAAGAATTCCTCTTACTTTGTTGAGTGGATTCCGAACAACGTGAAATCCAGCGTCTGTGACATTCCTCCCAGGGGACTCTCCATGGCATCTACTTTCATCGGTAACTCGACGTCGATTCAGGAGATGTTCAGGAGGGTCAGTGAGCAATTCACGGCCATGTTCAGGAGAAAGGCGTTCTTGCACTGGTACACTGGTGAAGGCATGGACGAGATGGAGTTCACTGAAGCTGAGAGCAACATGAATGACCTCGTGTCAGAGTATCAGCAGTACCAGGATGCAACAGCCGATGAGGAACTCGAGTACGAGGATGAGGAGGAAGCTGAGCATGATGTGTAA